A portion of the Mycobacterium paraseoulense genome contains these proteins:
- a CDS encoding YhgE/Pip domain-containing protein produces the protein MLAGLAFGSEIKRFGRSRLTRVAIIVLMLLPLVYGALYLWAFWDPFGHANKMPVALVNSDRGAVVSGQQFNAGAEIAKSLTADGGLDWHVVDLAEARNGVDHGKYYFMVELPPDFSAAIASPVTGQPKKANLIAVYNDANNYISTSIGRTAIGQVLNAVSSRISGQAVNQVLSVVVSSGSGIKQAADGAAQLDDGAGQLVAGLDTARSGSATLAAGAKQLSDGINQATDPLLAVSRALSQIGGSTQQLQQGATALQQASDQIGAIASAQDAAANSLSSVIDQLSARQDPLANNLRGIQDQLRGHQFTPQIRQQLTDAQNAAIALTSGLRNPGSPLGSALDQVGSKGQDLTDKLTQLRDGARQVATGNAELAGGIAKLDDGSRQLKTGSAELATKLTDGAKQVPNWTTQQKDAVADTIGGPVQLKASHENAAPNFGTGMAPFFLTLALFFGALVLWMVLRPLQSRAIAAEVLAIRVVLASYLPAAAIAVFQAIILYCVVRFALGVHAVHPASMLAFMMLISGAFVAATQAINALVGPAVGRVLIMALLMLQLVSAGGMYPVETTSRPFQILHRFDPMTYGVNGLRQLILGGIDARLWQAIIVLFGITAAALAISCLCARRDRVWNLSRLIPAIKM, from the coding sequence ATGTTGGCTGGACTCGCCTTCGGCTCGGAGATCAAGCGTTTCGGCCGCAGCCGATTGACGCGCGTGGCCATCATCGTGCTGATGTTGCTGCCGCTGGTCTACGGGGCGCTGTATCTGTGGGCGTTCTGGGATCCCTTCGGCCACGCCAACAAGATGCCGGTGGCGCTGGTCAACTCCGACCGGGGCGCCGTCGTGTCCGGCCAGCAGTTCAACGCCGGCGCGGAGATCGCCAAGAGCCTGACCGCGGACGGCGGTTTGGACTGGCACGTCGTTGACTTGGCGGAGGCACGCAACGGAGTCGACCACGGCAAGTACTACTTCATGGTCGAGTTGCCGCCGGACTTCAGCGCGGCGATCGCATCACCGGTGACCGGGCAACCCAAGAAGGCCAACCTGATCGCCGTCTACAACGACGCCAACAACTACATCTCGACGAGTATCGGTCGCACCGCCATCGGCCAGGTACTCAACGCCGTGTCGAGCCGGATCTCGGGACAAGCCGTCAATCAGGTTCTGTCGGTGGTCGTTTCGTCGGGATCCGGTATAAAGCAGGCCGCCGACGGGGCCGCTCAACTCGATGACGGCGCTGGTCAGTTGGTGGCCGGTCTGGACACCGCCCGGTCCGGCTCCGCCACGCTTGCCGCCGGAGCCAAGCAACTCTCGGACGGGATCAACCAGGCCACCGACCCGCTGCTCGCGGTAAGCCGGGCGCTGTCACAGATCGGCGGCAGCACGCAGCAACTGCAACAGGGCGCAACCGCGCTTCAGCAGGCCAGCGACCAGATCGGTGCCATCGCCTCGGCGCAGGATGCCGCCGCAAACTCGCTCTCGTCGGTGATCGATCAGCTCTCCGCACGACAGGATCCGCTGGCCAACAACCTGCGCGGCATCCAGGATCAGCTCCGGGGCCACCAGTTCACGCCCCAGATCCGCCAGCAGCTCACCGATGCGCAGAACGCGGCGATCGCCTTGACATCGGGGTTGCGTAACCCGGGCAGTCCGCTCGGGTCGGCGCTCGACCAGGTGGGCAGCAAGGGACAGGACCTGACGGACAAGCTCACCCAGCTGCGCGACGGGGCCCGGCAGGTTGCCACCGGCAACGCTGAATTGGCCGGCGGCATCGCCAAACTCGACGACGGCTCACGACAACTCAAGACGGGATCGGCCGAGCTGGCGACCAAACTCACCGACGGGGCCAAGCAGGTGCCCAACTGGACAACCCAGCAAAAGGATGCGGTCGCGGACACCATCGGTGGTCCGGTCCAACTCAAGGCTTCACACGAGAACGCCGCGCCCAACTTCGGCACCGGAATGGCTCCGTTCTTCCTTACGCTCGCCCTATTCTTCGGTGCCTTGGTGCTGTGGATGGTGCTGCGCCCCTTGCAGAGTCGCGCGATCGCCGCGGAGGTGCTCGCGATCCGCGTCGTGCTCGCCAGCTACCTACCTGCCGCCGCGATCGCGGTATTCCAAGCCATCATCCTTTACTGCGTGGTCCGGTTCGCCCTCGGTGTGCACGCCGTTCACCCGGCGTCGATGCTGGCGTTCATGATGCTGATTTCCGGCGCATTCGTGGCCGCGACACAGGCGATCAACGCACTTGTCGGCCCGGCGGTGGGCCGGGTGCTGATCATGGCCCTGCTCATGTTGCAGCTCGTCAGCGCGGGCGGCATGTATCCCGTGGAAACCACGTCACGGCCTTTCCAGATCTTGCATCGCTTCGACCCGATGACCTACGGCGTCAACGGACTCCGGCAGCTCATACTCGGCGGCATCGACGCCCGACTCTGGCAGGCGATCATCGTCCTGTTCGGGATAACGGCTGCCGCACTGGCGATCTCCTGCCTGTGTGCCCGGAGAGACCGGGTCTGGAATCTCAGCAGGTTGATCCCCGCGATCAAGATGTAG
- a CDS encoding nuclear transport factor 2 family protein: MAAPRTAREVVELYNLVVWNEHNLTLAEELFADTVIRHGVGEVHTLTRKQAVSRVRDVWAMFDTLRFDLNIVAAGDDGEHVAIVYDSSMTAKDGTETNVASIEVFRVVDGKIAEVWNCGYQQGVWS, encoded by the coding sequence ATGGCAGCCCCGCGCACGGCGCGTGAGGTGGTCGAGCTGTACAACCTGGTCGTCTGGAACGAGCACAACCTGACCCTGGCCGAGGAGCTGTTCGCCGACACGGTAATTCGGCACGGGGTAGGCGAGGTGCACACCCTCACCCGCAAGCAGGCGGTCAGCCGGGTCAGGGACGTCTGGGCGATGTTCGACACCCTGCGCTTCGATCTGAACATCGTCGCCGCCGGCGACGACGGCGAGCACGTTGCGATCGTCTACGACTCGTCGATGACCGCCAAAGACGGCACTGAGACAAATGTCGCCAGCATCGAGGTGTTCCGCGTCGTCGACGGGAAGATCGCCGAAGTATGGAATTGTGGCTACCAGCAAGGAGTTTGGAGTTGA
- a CDS encoding LLM class F420-dependent oxidoreductase: MADAARLKVDGGIPNQLARVTDAAVALERDGYDGGWTAETSHDPFLPLLLAAEHTSRLELGTNIAVAFARNPMIVANIGWDLQAYSKGRFILGLGTQIQPHIEKRFSMPWSHPARRMREFVSALHAIWSAWKDGGKLRFEGDFYTHKIMTPMFTPEPQPYSAPKVFIAAVGEAMTEMCGEVADGHLGHPMVSKRYLDEVTLPALLRGMQRAGRRRSDVEVSSEVLIATGENEDELAAATAAVRKQVAFYGSTPAYRRVLELHGWGDLQTELHRLSIAGEWDAMGGLIDDEMLAAFAVVGPVDSVAAALRDRCHGAVDRVLPIFYNASQSCITAALKEFRE; this comes from the coding sequence ATGGCCGACGCCGCCCGCCTCAAGGTCGACGGGGGCATCCCCAATCAACTCGCGCGAGTGACCGATGCGGCGGTCGCCCTGGAACGCGACGGGTACGACGGCGGCTGGACGGCGGAGACCAGTCACGACCCGTTCCTGCCCTTACTGCTGGCGGCCGAGCACACGTCGCGACTCGAACTCGGCACCAACATCGCCGTGGCGTTCGCCCGCAATCCGATGATCGTCGCCAACATCGGGTGGGACCTGCAGGCGTACTCGAAGGGCCGGTTCATCCTTGGGCTGGGCACCCAGATTCAGCCCCACATCGAAAAGCGGTTCAGCATGCCGTGGAGCCATCCCGCGCGCCGGATGCGCGAGTTCGTCTCCGCCCTGCACGCGATCTGGTCCGCGTGGAAAGACGGCGGGAAGCTGCGTTTCGAGGGGGATTTCTACACGCACAAGATCATGACCCCGATGTTCACCCCGGAGCCGCAGCCCTATTCCGCGCCAAAGGTCTTCATCGCGGCGGTGGGCGAAGCGATGACCGAGATGTGTGGCGAGGTCGCCGACGGTCACCTGGGGCACCCGATGGTTTCCAAGCGCTACCTGGACGAGGTGACGCTGCCGGCGCTGCTGCGCGGCATGCAGCGAGCCGGCCGACGTCGCAGCGACGTTGAGGTGTCGAGTGAGGTGCTGATCGCGACCGGGGAGAACGAGGATGAACTGGCCGCCGCCACCGCCGCGGTGCGCAAGCAGGTCGCCTTCTACGGGTCGACGCCCGCGTACCGCAGGGTGCTGGAGCTGCACGGTTGGGGAGACCTGCAGACCGAACTGCACCGCCTCTCGATCGCGGGTGAATGGGACGCCATGGGCGGGCTGATCGACGATGAGATGCTCGCCGCGTTCGCCGTCGTCGGACCGGTGGATAGCGTCGCCGCCGCTCTCAGGGATCGCTGCCACGGCGCGGTCGACCGGGTCCTGCCGATCTTCTACAACGCCTCCCAGTCCTGTATCACGGCCGCACTGAAGGAGTTTCGCGAGTGA
- a CDS encoding ATP-binding cassette domain-containing protein, translating to MDAKEVPDDIAPAITAAGLGVDGEHGPLFSGVDLALTPGFHAIQMPGGPGQTTLLLTLAGRFKASHGSLSVLGETTPRAIRRHCSIAAFDDIDELEESVTVGTVLAEQRRWLAPWYSSVPLQSGPAELTEVFGDIPPPSSDTFIVELSDLELFLLRITLALMSNRPILVVGDLEQVRDNSRRAVAVERLGVIAKRRTVIVGVTNPLGTDAPEHELHDRRVLTGGN from the coding sequence ATGGATGCGAAAGAGGTACCGGACGACATCGCACCGGCGATCACCGCCGCCGGATTGGGGGTCGACGGTGAGCACGGGCCGCTGTTCTCGGGGGTCGACCTGGCCCTGACGCCGGGGTTTCACGCCATTCAGATGCCCGGCGGTCCGGGTCAGACAACGCTGTTGCTGACGCTCGCGGGACGATTCAAGGCCAGTCACGGCTCGCTGAGCGTGCTCGGCGAAACGACGCCGCGCGCGATCCGCCGGCACTGCTCGATCGCAGCCTTCGACGACATCGATGAACTCGAAGAGTCGGTGACCGTGGGGACCGTGCTCGCCGAGCAACGCCGGTGGTTGGCGCCGTGGTATTCATCGGTGCCGCTGCAATCGGGTCCGGCCGAGCTGACGGAGGTCTTCGGCGACATACCGCCGCCGTCCTCGGACACCTTCATCGTCGAATTGTCCGACCTGGAACTGTTTTTACTGCGCATCACGCTCGCGCTGATGTCGAATCGTCCGATTCTGGTGGTCGGCGACCTCGAGCAAGTGCGCGACAATTCCCGGCGAGCGGTCGCGGTGGAACGGCTGGGTGTGATCGCCAAGCGGCGCACCGTCATCGTCGGGGTGACCAACCCGCTCGGCACCGACGCACCCGAGCACGAGCTTCACGATCGCCGCGTCCTGACCGGAGGAAATTGA
- a CDS encoding TIGR03857 family LLM class F420-dependent oxidoreductase, translating to MSDRTLDELGYYLLAGAGGEGPATLIGEARRGEELGFGTAFISERWNVKEASSLTGAACAVTTRMRIATAATNHNTRHPLITGSWATTMHRLSGGRFTLGIGRGIAAIYGAFGIPAVTTAQMEDWAQVMRRLWHGELIFNHDGPMGKYPILFLDPDFNEDIRLALVAFGPKTLDLGGRIFDDVILHTYFTPETLQRCVKTVKSAAEKAGRDPDNVRVWSCFATVGDHLPEELRLKKTVARLATYLQGYGDLMVRTNHWDPAVLQRFREDPVVTSIAGGIDHKATAEQIEHIATLIPDEWLEPSATGSPRQCADRVRKEFDYGADAVIMHGATPDELEPVVAAYRAGD from the coding sequence TTGAGCGATCGCACTCTCGATGAGTTGGGCTACTACCTATTGGCCGGTGCCGGCGGGGAGGGCCCGGCAACACTGATCGGCGAGGCCCGCCGCGGCGAGGAGCTGGGCTTCGGCACCGCGTTCATCTCCGAGCGCTGGAACGTCAAAGAGGCGTCGTCGCTGACGGGGGCCGCGTGCGCGGTGACGACCCGGATGCGGATCGCCACCGCGGCAACCAATCACAACACCCGCCACCCGCTGATCACGGGGTCGTGGGCCACCACCATGCACCGGCTCTCCGGTGGGCGCTTCACGCTGGGGATCGGTCGGGGCATCGCGGCCATCTACGGGGCGTTCGGGATACCCGCGGTCACGACCGCGCAGATGGAGGACTGGGCCCAGGTCATGCGCCGCCTGTGGCACGGCGAGCTGATCTTCAACCACGACGGACCGATGGGCAAGTACCCCATCCTGTTCCTGGACCCGGACTTCAACGAGGACATCCGGTTGGCGCTGGTGGCTTTCGGGCCCAAGACTCTCGACCTCGGGGGCCGGATCTTCGACGACGTCATCTTGCACACCTACTTCACCCCCGAGACGCTGCAGCGCTGCGTCAAGACCGTCAAGTCCGCGGCCGAGAAGGCCGGCCGCGACCCGGACAACGTCCGGGTGTGGTCGTGCTTCGCGACCGTCGGTGACCACCTCCCCGAGGAGCTGCGGCTCAAGAAGACGGTCGCGCGACTGGCCACCTATCTGCAAGGCTACGGCGACCTCATGGTGCGGACCAACCACTGGGATCCGGCTGTACTGCAACGCTTCCGGGAAGACCCGGTGGTGACGTCGATCGCGGGCGGGATCGACCACAAGGCCACGGCCGAGCAGATCGAGCACATCGCGACGCTGATTCCTGACGAGTGGCTGGAGCCGTCGGCCACCGGTTCGCCTCGGCAATGTGCGGACCGCGTCCGCAAGGAATTCGACTACGGGGCCGACGCGGTGATCATGCACGGTGCCACGCCGGACGAACTCGAGCCCGTGGTCGCGGCGTATCGGGCGGGGGATTAG
- a CDS encoding acyl-CoA carboxylase subunit beta, producing the protein MPKAQDWGETLDDLGRRRQRAWGMGGPERLDKHRGKGKLDARARIERLLDPGTFREIGTLVGGDIAADGLIVGSGSINGSPVMLGSEDFTTMAGSIGPGGNSKRYRIAELALRDKVPLVMLLEGAGFRPGGGHYGRTPTDLLAQAQCSGLVPTVAAVLGPSAGHGALVAPVCDFRIMSQQGAIFTAGPPVVKESTGEEISKEDLGGPVTAVPSGVIHNVAEDDEAVLADIRRYLSYFPPSAWSYPPSLPPDSDSEPRATPELLDIVSRDNRRVYDMRAVLDVVFDRSDWFEVQPKYGKAIICALAHLGGHPVAVVASQPNVLAGSIDADAADKAAHFIMVADSFHLPIVFLADNPGMLPGSRSERSGVLRAGARMFAAQTAATTVKLHVTLRKAYGFGSMVMSLLGFDHQSATFAYPGATMGAMSAAALGRATHAGEDITAKLRDAELQASYRSAEHLGFDELIDPRETRDALLSSLLRGLSSRQAAAEPVRRTAILP; encoded by the coding sequence ATGCCGAAAGCCCAGGACTGGGGAGAAACGCTCGACGACCTCGGGCGGCGCCGTCAGCGCGCGTGGGGTATGGGTGGTCCCGAACGCCTCGACAAGCACCGCGGCAAGGGCAAGCTCGACGCCCGCGCGCGCATCGAGCGCCTCCTCGACCCGGGGACGTTCCGCGAAATCGGCACGCTGGTCGGCGGCGACATCGCGGCCGACGGGCTGATCGTCGGCTCCGGATCGATCAACGGTTCGCCGGTGATGTTGGGCTCGGAGGACTTCACCACGATGGCCGGCAGCATCGGACCGGGCGGCAACTCCAAGCGCTACCGCATCGCCGAACTCGCGCTGCGGGACAAGGTTCCCCTGGTGATGCTGCTCGAAGGCGCCGGCTTTCGTCCTGGCGGTGGGCATTACGGCCGCACCCCGACCGACCTGCTCGCCCAGGCGCAGTGCTCGGGCCTGGTACCGACCGTCGCCGCCGTCCTCGGCCCCTCGGCCGGGCATGGCGCCCTGGTCGCCCCCGTCTGCGACTTCCGGATCATGAGCCAACAGGGCGCGATCTTCACCGCCGGACCGCCGGTCGTCAAAGAGTCCACCGGAGAAGAGATTTCGAAGGAGGACCTCGGCGGCCCCGTCACCGCCGTGCCGAGCGGGGTGATCCACAACGTCGCCGAGGACGACGAAGCCGTGCTCGCCGATATCCGGCGGTACCTGTCGTATTTCCCGCCGAGCGCCTGGTCGTACCCGCCGTCGCTGCCGCCGGATTCGGACAGCGAGCCACGTGCGACGCCCGAGCTGCTCGACATCGTCTCCCGCGACAACCGCCGCGTCTACGACATGCGCGCCGTGCTCGACGTGGTCTTCGACCGTTCCGACTGGTTCGAGGTCCAGCCGAAGTATGGCAAGGCGATCATCTGCGCCTTGGCACATCTCGGTGGCCACCCCGTCGCGGTCGTCGCCAGCCAGCCCAACGTGCTCGCGGGCTCGATCGACGCCGACGCGGCGGACAAAGCGGCACATTTCATCATGGTGGCCGACTCGTTCCACCTACCCATCGTGTTCCTTGCGGACAACCCGGGCATGCTGCCCGGCAGTCGCTCCGAGCGCAGCGGCGTGCTGCGCGCCGGTGCGCGGATGTTCGCCGCGCAGACGGCGGCAACCACGGTCAAGTTGCACGTCACCTTGCGCAAGGCATACGGATTCGGCTCGATGGTCATGTCGCTATTGGGCTTCGATCACCAGAGCGCGACGTTCGCTTACCCGGGCGCGACCATGGGCGCCATGAGTGCAGCAGCGCTGGGCAGGGCGACGCACGCCGGTGAGGACATCACCGCGAAGCTGCGTGACGCCGAGTTGCAGGCGTCCTATCGCTCGGCCGAACATCTGGGATTCGACGAACTCATCGACCCTCGCGAGACGCGTGATGCCCTACTCAGTTCACTGCTTCGCGGACTTTCGAGCCGGCAGGCCGCGGCGGAGCCGGTCAGGCGGACCGCCATCCTGCCCTGA
- a CDS encoding SDR family NAD(P)-dependent oxidoreductase — protein sequence MTRKTIVLTGASDGIGAAAARRLHRSGANVVLVGRTESKAAAVAADLDADYFVADFADLRQVRALAGKIRSRYPRVDVLANNAGGVFSKLHKTVDDHEITLQVNYLAPFLLTTALLDVLVASHATIVNTSSSSQRLLFNVTLADFETTDRRRPSTAYALAKLANILFTRELHRRYHADGLSAAVVHPGFVNTNIGHSSGSRFLTTMQRTPISRLIKTPDQGADQLVWLASSTPGVDWASGEYYSKGTVARANRAADNPVLARELWDHTLAAVT from the coding sequence ATGACGCGCAAGACGATTGTGCTCACCGGCGCCAGCGACGGCATCGGCGCCGCGGCGGCCCGCCGGCTGCACCGCAGCGGCGCGAACGTCGTATTGGTCGGACGGACGGAAAGCAAAGCCGCCGCGGTAGCCGCGGATCTCGACGCCGACTATTTCGTGGCCGACTTCGCCGACCTGCGCCAAGTGCGGGCCCTGGCCGGCAAGATTCGCTCCAGGTACCCGCGCGTTGATGTGTTGGCTAACAACGCCGGTGGCGTGTTCAGCAAGCTGCACAAGACCGTCGACGACCATGAGATCACTCTGCAGGTCAACTACCTGGCGCCATTTCTGCTCACCACGGCATTGCTCGACGTGCTCGTCGCGTCGCACGCCACCATCGTCAACACGTCGAGCTCGTCGCAGCGGCTGCTTTTCAACGTCACCCTCGCCGATTTCGAAACGACCGACCGGCGTCGGCCGAGCACCGCGTACGCCCTGGCGAAACTGGCAAACATCTTGTTCACCAGGGAATTACATCGGCGCTACCACGCCGACGGGCTTTCGGCCGCTGTGGTGCACCCGGGCTTTGTCAACACCAACATCGGTCACTCGTCGGGCTCACGTTTTCTGACGACCATGCAGCGCACTCCGATCAGCCGGCTCATCAAAACTCCGGACCAGGGTGCCGACCAACTGGTGTGGTTGGCCTCCAGCACGCCCGGTGTCGACTGGGCATCCGGCGAGTACTACTCGAAGGGCACAGTCGCGAGGGCAAACCGTGCGGCCGACAATCCCGTGCTCGCGCGCGAGTTGTGGGACCACACCTTGGCCGCGGTCACCTAG
- a CDS encoding SDR family NAD(P)-dependent oxidoreductase → MTALVTGGASGIGREVAGRLRDAGHDVVVWDLTNADIACDVSDPDAVSAAMEQTVRDHGAPTRIVTCAGVGASGLLFEQSPAEWNRVLGVNLTGTWLTIRAGARAMVDAGVGGSIVAVSSISGTVADRDMGAYCVSKAGVDMLVKVAAAEWGVHGIRVNAVGPGVTRTPMLAKPEQLPGWVEALTERTALGGVGDAADVAGAIVGVLELPWVTGQVVHADGGLALHSPIDAYGQLHKVMGRKGLS, encoded by the coding sequence ATGACCGCGCTGGTCACCGGCGGCGCGTCCGGAATCGGGCGTGAAGTCGCCGGACGGCTGCGCGATGCGGGCCACGACGTCGTGGTGTGGGACCTCACAAATGCCGATATTGCTTGCGACGTCAGCGATCCCGACGCGGTATCGGCCGCCATGGAGCAGACCGTGCGGGACCACGGCGCCCCCACGCGGATTGTCACCTGCGCCGGGGTCGGTGCGTCCGGCCTGTTATTCGAACAGTCACCGGCGGAATGGAACCGGGTGCTGGGCGTCAACCTCACGGGCACCTGGCTGACGATTCGCGCCGGGGCGCGGGCCATGGTCGACGCCGGGGTCGGCGGCTCGATCGTTGCGGTCTCCAGCATCAGCGGCACCGTCGCCGACCGGGACATGGGCGCCTACTGCGTGTCGAAGGCGGGCGTGGACATGTTGGTGAAGGTCGCCGCCGCGGAATGGGGCGTGCACGGCATCCGGGTGAACGCCGTCGGGCCGGGCGTCACGCGGACCCCGATGCTGGCGAAACCCGAACAACTCCCCGGCTGGGTGGAGGCGCTGACCGAACGGACGGCGCTGGGCGGTGTGGGGGACGCCGCCGACGTGGCGGGGGCGATCGTGGGCGTCCTCGAGCTGCCGTGGGTGACAGGCCAAGTCGTGCATGCCGACGGGGGTCTGGCGCTGCACAGTCCCATCGACGCTTACGGCCAACTGCACAAGGTGATGGGTCGCAAGGGCCTCAGTTGA
- a CDS encoding VOC family protein → MLGVHHAAICTADVERSKRFWRDGLGLAELFDHTFTGDWPKLFGAKTDRLQSIFLGDPQGPDAGIVELVVFDGADEAVATPQRPRHGFFLLSLQRDVNETLATLAELGFADGVHRITVPAPGGKTVPMAVITAPDGVLVELIGPAQ, encoded by the coding sequence ATGTTGGGTGTCCACCATGCCGCGATCTGTACCGCCGACGTAGAGCGATCGAAGCGGTTCTGGCGCGACGGCCTCGGACTGGCCGAACTGTTCGACCACACTTTCACCGGGGATTGGCCAAAACTGTTCGGCGCCAAGACTGACCGGTTGCAGTCGATATTCTTGGGTGATCCACAGGGGCCCGATGCCGGCATCGTCGAACTGGTCGTCTTCGACGGCGCCGACGAGGCGGTTGCGACGCCCCAGCGTCCGCGGCACGGGTTCTTTCTGCTCTCCCTGCAGCGGGACGTCAACGAAACGCTCGCCACACTCGCCGAATTAGGATTCGCCGACGGTGTTCATCGAATCACCGTGCCGGCTCCGGGCGGAAAGACGGTGCCGATGGCTGTCATCACCGCGCCCGATGGTGTACTCGTCGAGCTGATCGGACCGGCGCAATGA
- a CDS encoding cytochrome P450 → MSTTTVDESAKLLADPLAYTDERRLHAALAHLRANAPVSWVEVPDYRPFWAITKHADIMDIERENTLFTNWPRPVLTNAEGDEMQAAAGVRTLIHLDDPQHRVVRAIGSDWFRPKAMRALKVRVDELAKIYVDKMMAASPECDFVQEVAVNYPLYVIMSLLGLPEADFPRMLKLTQELFGSDDSEFKRGTSNEDQLPALFDMFQYFNGVTESRREHPTEDLASAIANARVDGEPLSDIDTVSYYLIVATAGHDTTSATISGGLQALIENPDQLERLRDNLGLMPLATEEMIRWVTPVKEFMRTAAEDTTVRGVPVAAGDSLLLSYVSANRDEDVFTDPFRFDVGRDPNKHLAFGYGVHFCMGAALARMEVNSFFTELLPRLKSIELTGEPELVATTFVGGLKHLPVRYTLA, encoded by the coding sequence GTGAGCACAACCACGGTAGACGAGTCCGCCAAACTGCTGGCGGATCCCTTGGCCTACACCGACGAGCGGCGTTTGCACGCGGCGCTGGCTCACCTGCGCGCCAACGCACCGGTGTCGTGGGTCGAGGTTCCGGACTACCGGCCCTTCTGGGCGATCACCAAGCACGCCGACATCATGGACATCGAACGTGAGAACACGCTGTTCACCAACTGGCCCCGCCCGGTCCTGACGAACGCCGAGGGCGACGAGATGCAGGCGGCCGCGGGCGTGCGCACGCTGATCCACCTCGACGATCCGCAGCATCGGGTGGTGCGCGCGATCGGCTCCGACTGGTTCAGGCCCAAGGCGATGCGCGCATTGAAAGTTCGCGTCGACGAGCTCGCCAAGATCTACGTCGACAAGATGATGGCCGCAAGTCCCGAGTGTGATTTCGTCCAGGAGGTGGCGGTCAATTACCCGCTCTACGTGATCATGTCGCTGCTCGGCCTGCCGGAGGCCGACTTCCCCAGGATGCTCAAGCTGACCCAGGAATTGTTCGGCAGCGACGACTCCGAGTTCAAGCGGGGCACCAGCAACGAGGACCAGCTGCCCGCGTTATTCGACATGTTCCAATACTTCAACGGTGTGACCGAGTCGCGCCGCGAACACCCGACCGAGGATCTGGCGTCCGCCATCGCCAACGCCCGCGTGGACGGCGAGCCGCTGTCGGACATCGACACCGTGTCGTACTACCTCATCGTCGCCACCGCCGGGCACGACACCACCAGCGCGACCATCTCCGGTGGCCTGCAGGCGCTCATCGAAAACCCCGACCAGCTCGAGCGGCTGCGCGACAACCTCGGCTTGATGCCACTGGCCACCGAGGAAATGATCCGCTGGGTCACCCCGGTCAAGGAATTCATGCGCACCGCAGCCGAAGACACCACCGTGCGCGGGGTGCCCGTCGCGGCCGGGGATTCACTGCTGTTGTCCTACGTGTCGGCCAACCGCGACGAGGATGTCTTCACCGACCCGTTCCGCTTCGACGTCGGGCGAGACCCCAACAAGCACCTGGCCTTCGGCTACGGGGTGCACTTCTGCATGGGCGCGGCCTTGGCCCGCATGGAGGTCAACAGCTTCTTCACCGAGCTACTGCCCAGGCTCAAATCGATTGAGCTGACCGGTGAACCGGAACTGGTGGCGACCACCTTCGTCGGCGGCCTCAAACACCTTCCGGTGCGCTACACGTTGGCGTGA
- a CDS encoding TetR/AcrR family transcriptional regulator codes for MLLHMSPVKPLRTRPTRGEVRDRILDAASKVFAAEGFAGATIDAIGQTAGFTKGAVYSNFESKDELFLALVDREFELRGEQIAIALDRSDGDTAAAAREVSRSVLDSVRDHSDYYVLLVEYWLRAQRDPQLRERLIERRRAAADQALHIVESTDTVPGDRRLADIAQLVVTLNLGVAMEEVLRPGTINPELLAQLITALLESIPVSGD; via the coding sequence ATGCTGCTGCACATGTCGCCCGTCAAACCGCTTCGCACCCGCCCCACCCGCGGCGAGGTTCGCGACCGGATCCTGGATGCGGCGTCGAAGGTGTTCGCGGCCGAGGGTTTCGCCGGCGCCACCATCGACGCGATCGGTCAGACCGCGGGCTTCACCAAGGGCGCGGTCTATTCCAACTTCGAGTCGAAGGACGAGCTGTTCCTGGCCCTGGTCGACCGCGAGTTCGAGCTACGTGGTGAGCAGATCGCGATAGCGCTGGACCGCAGCGACGGCGACACCGCCGCGGCCGCGCGCGAGGTGAGCCGGTCGGTGCTCGACTCGGTCCGCGACCATTCCGACTACTACGTGCTGCTCGTCGAGTACTGGCTGCGCGCCCAGCGCGATCCGCAGCTTCGGGAACGCCTGATCGAGCGCCGTCGCGCCGCGGCCGACCAGGCGCTGCACATCGTCGAATCGACCGACACCGTGCCGGGGGACCGGCGGCTGGCCGACATCGCCCAGCTCGTCGTCACCCTCAACCTGGGCGTCGCGATGGAAGAGGTGCTGCGTCCGGGAACCATCAACCCCGAGCTGCTCGCGCAACTCATCACCGCACTGCTGGAATCGATTCCGGTTTCCGGCGATTAG